A genomic window from Erwinia sp. SLM-02 includes:
- the rpmE gene encoding 50S ribosomal protein L31: MKKGIHPNYVEITAKCSCGNEIKTRSTTGRDLNLDVCGECHPFYTGKQRDVATGGRVDRFNKRFSIPGSK, from the coding sequence ATGAAAAAAGGTATTCACCCAAATTACGTTGAAATTACTGCTAAATGTTCTTGCGGTAACGAAATCAAAACTCGTTCTACTACGGGTCGCGATCTGAACCTGGACGTTTGTGGCGAATGTCACCCGTTCTATACTGGCAAGCAGCGTGATGTTGCTACCGGTGGACGTGTTGACCGCTTCAACAAGCGTTTCAGCATCCCTGGCAGCAAATAA
- a CDS encoding linear amide C-N hydrolase — MNKTLSSLVAVAMGASLTIATIGSASACTRAFLNTYPGYMVSARNLDFFGPVDPSLVITPKGIKHTGSDGPGAKQWETRYGSVVIYADGVFPMDGMNEKGLAGHTQYYTNGKQVQAGNQDKPELDSRAWLSYLLDNFATVDEAVKGLQDVRLVAKKLPIDYASDTKHIALEDVTGDSAIIEIDNGKVNIYHNPDYRVMTNPPSYDRQLENLKKYQGIDENHIPGTQSAEDRFVRTSIGVKNIPQPDNKAQAQGFILSVVNNAAFPINYPDASDPMVKSITDAYAKYSKFPQENKGTSTYWTTIADLSHGEYHFKSVFAPSEVMVKLQEINFSAGQPVKRIDHLQNYAQKGWQGDVLKYATGS; from the coding sequence ATGAATAAAACATTATCCAGCCTGGTGGCTGTCGCCATGGGTGCCTCCCTGACCATCGCAACAATCGGTAGCGCCAGCGCCTGTACCCGCGCGTTTTTAAATACCTACCCCGGCTATATGGTCAGCGCCCGTAATCTTGATTTCTTCGGCCCGGTCGATCCTTCCCTGGTCATCACCCCGAAAGGCATTAAGCATACCGGCAGTGATGGACCCGGCGCGAAACAGTGGGAAACACGCTATGGCAGTGTAGTCATTTACGCCGATGGGGTTTTTCCAATGGATGGCATGAACGAGAAAGGGCTGGCCGGGCACACGCAATACTACACCAACGGTAAGCAGGTACAGGCGGGCAACCAGGACAAGCCCGAGCTGGACAGCCGCGCATGGCTCAGCTATCTGCTGGACAATTTCGCCACGGTTGATGAGGCGGTGAAAGGGTTACAGGATGTGCGTCTGGTGGCCAAAAAGCTGCCGATTGATTACGCGTCGGATACAAAGCACATCGCGCTGGAGGACGTCACGGGCGACTCGGCAATCATTGAAATCGACAACGGTAAGGTCAACATTTACCACAACCCTGACTATCGCGTGATGACCAATCCACCGTCATACGATCGCCAGCTGGAAAACCTGAAGAAATATCAGGGCATCGACGAGAACCACATTCCCGGCACGCAGAGCGCGGAAGACCGTTTTGTTCGCACCAGCATCGGCGTGAAAAATATTCCGCAGCCGGATAACAAAGCGCAGGCCCAGGGCTTCATTTTGTCGGTGGTTAACAACGCCGCATTCCCGATTAACTACCCGGACGCCAGCGATCCGATGGTGAAATCGATCACCGATGCCTATGCGAAATATTCGAAATTCCCGCAGGAGAATAAAGGCACGTCGACCTACTGGACGACCATTGCCGACCTCAGCCACGGCGAATACCACTTTAAATCGGTCTTTGCGCCATCAGAGGTGATGGTGAAACTGCAAGAAATTAACTTCTCGGCGGGTCAGCCGGTAAAACGCATCGATCATCTGCAGAACTATGCGCAAAAAGGCTGGCAGGGTGACGTGCTGAAATACGCTACGGGCTCCTGA
- a CDS encoding LysR family transcriptional regulator, with translation MAINFSLAQIEAFACVVESGSITHAAKRMNKDRTTVSELLDYLELDLGYALFDRHCRPFALTERGSLLYRRARLFLNEAQAFSYLAMQQQKQPPQTLTLSYDIFTPRALLATLAEECRQQGVQLNLCYQDRQDAEQALQKSEIDIGIYQAVNKSVSERFKWRAVGSIEMGVYASPALFEHRPVSQLSLAACNQLIPNKALEEHLARRLQIADRVQFVNDAMLLESLLEKGAGWAFLPVHVMAGRQSQIERIETEMGSSGIVHTMVAIWQPGQAGHPILNQVLDRITELFAAN, from the coding sequence ATGGCCATTAATTTTTCTCTGGCGCAAATCGAAGCGTTTGCCTGCGTGGTTGAGTCCGGCAGCATTACGCACGCCGCTAAGCGGATGAACAAAGACCGCACAACCGTCAGCGAGCTGCTGGATTACCTGGAACTGGATCTGGGCTACGCTCTGTTCGACCGCCACTGCCGGCCGTTTGCTCTGACCGAGCGCGGTAGCCTGCTCTATCGTCGGGCGCGGCTGTTTTTGAACGAGGCCCAGGCGTTCAGCTATCTGGCCATGCAGCAGCAGAAGCAGCCGCCGCAAACGCTGACGCTCAGCTACGATATTTTTACGCCCCGCGCGCTGCTGGCCACGCTGGCTGAGGAATGCCGTCAGCAGGGGGTACAGCTGAATCTCTGCTACCAGGATCGCCAGGATGCCGAGCAGGCGCTGCAGAAAAGTGAAATTGATATCGGTATCTATCAGGCGGTGAACAAATCGGTGAGCGAGCGCTTTAAGTGGCGCGCGGTGGGCAGCATCGAGATGGGGGTTTATGCCAGCCCTGCACTGTTCGAACATCGGCCCGTGAGTCAGCTGTCGCTGGCGGCCTGTAATCAGCTGATCCCGAATAAGGCTCTGGAAGAGCACCTGGCGCGTCGCCTGCAGATCGCCGATCGCGTGCAGTTTGTGAATGATGCCATGCTGCTGGAATCTCTACTGGAGAAGGGCGCAGGCTGGGCTTTTCTGCCCGTCCACGTGATGGCGGGAAGGCAAAGTCAGATTGAGCGGATTGAAACCGAAATGGGCAGCAGCGGGATAGTGCATACGATGGTAGCAATCTGGCAGCCGGGGCAGGCCGGGCACCCGATTTTGAATCAGGTGCTCGACCGAATAACCGAGCTGTTTGCGGCGAATTAA
- the metJ gene encoding met regulon transcriptional regulator MetJ, with amino-acid sequence MAEWNGEYISPYAEHGKKSEQVKKITVSIPLKVLKILTDERTRRQVNNLRHATNSELLCEAFLHAFTGQPLPDDVDLRKERSDEIPEEAKAIMREMGVDPDTWEY; translated from the coding sequence ATGGCTGAATGGAACGGCGAATATATCAGCCCTTACGCTGAACACGGTAAGAAGAGCGAGCAGGTTAAGAAAATCACGGTATCTATTCCGTTGAAAGTTCTTAAAATTTTGACCGACGAACGCACCCGTCGCCAGGTGAATAACCTGCGTCATGCCACCAACAGCGAACTGCTGTGTGAAGCATTCCTGCATGCCTTCACCGGTCAGCCTCTGCCTGATGATGTGGATCTGCGTAAGGAACGTAGCGACGAGATCCCTGAAGAAGCAAAAGCAATTATGCGCGAAATGGGCGTCGATCCCGACACCTGGGAGTATTAA
- the metB gene encoding cystathionine gamma-synthase, which translates to MTRKQATIAVRSGLNDDEQYGCVVPPIHLSSTYNFLDFNEPRAHDYSRRGNPTRDVVQRALAELEGGVGAVLTNTGMAAVHLVCTVFLKPGDLLVAPHDCYGGSYRLFDSLSKRGAYRVKFVDQGDEAALQAALAEKPKLVLIESPSNPLLRVVDIAAICQAAKEAGAISVVDNTFLSPALQNPLALGADLVLHSCTKYLNGHSDVVAGAVISKDPQHATELAWWANNIGVTGAAFDSYLLLRGLRTLNPRIAAAQRNALAIVEYLKQQPLVKKLYHPSLPENAGHQFAVKQQKGFGAMLSFEFDGDEATLRRFLKALELFTLAESLGGVESLISHTATMTHAGMSAEARAAAGISETLLRISVGIEDHEDLIADLDNAFQIAAKR; encoded by the coding sequence ATGACGCGTAAACAGGCAACCATCGCAGTACGCAGCGGATTGAATGATGACGAGCAATATGGCTGCGTTGTCCCACCGATTCACCTTTCCAGCACCTATAACTTTCTTGATTTCAACGAGCCGCGCGCTCACGACTACTCACGCCGCGGGAATCCGACCCGTGATGTGGTACAGCGTGCGCTGGCCGAGCTGGAAGGCGGCGTGGGTGCCGTACTGACCAATACCGGTATGGCCGCGGTTCATCTGGTGTGTACCGTATTCCTCAAGCCTGGCGATCTGCTGGTGGCTCCGCACGACTGTTACGGCGGCAGCTATCGCCTGTTTGACAGCCTGAGCAAACGCGGTGCCTATCGCGTGAAGTTTGTCGATCAGGGGGATGAGGCTGCACTGCAGGCTGCGCTGGCTGAGAAGCCGAAGCTGGTGCTGATTGAAAGCCCGAGCAACCCGCTGCTGCGCGTGGTGGATATTGCCGCGATCTGCCAGGCAGCGAAAGAAGCCGGGGCGATCAGCGTGGTGGATAACACCTTCCTCAGCCCGGCGTTGCAGAACCCGCTGGCGCTGGGGGCGGACCTGGTGCTCCATTCCTGTACCAAATACCTCAACGGCCACTCTGACGTGGTTGCCGGTGCAGTGATTTCAAAAGATCCACAGCATGCGACCGAACTGGCATGGTGGGCGAATAATATTGGCGTGACCGGTGCGGCGTTCGATAGTTACCTGCTGCTGCGCGGTCTGCGTACGCTCAACCCACGCATCGCCGCGGCCCAGCGCAATGCGCTGGCAATTGTTGAGTATCTGAAACAACAACCGCTGGTGAAAAAGTTGTATCATCCTTCTCTGCCGGAAAACGCAGGACATCAGTTTGCGGTGAAGCAGCAGAAAGGCTTTGGTGCGATGTTAAGCTTTGAGTTTGATGGCGATGAAGCAACGCTGCGTCGTTTCCTTAAAGCGCTGGAGCTGTTTACCCTGGCGGAATCGCTGGGCGGCGTGGAAAGCCTGATATCGCATACTGCCACGATGACGCATGCCGGCATGTCGGCAGAAGCCCGTGCCGCGGCAGGTATCTCTGAGACGCTGCTGCGCATTTCGGTGGGGATTGAGGATCACGAAGATTTAATCGCCGATCTGGATAATGCATTCCAGATTGCGGCCAAGAGGTAA
- a CDS encoding bifunctional aspartate kinase/homoserine dehydrogenase II, whose translation MSYSAVAEVGSSRQLHKFGGSSLADAKCYQRVAGIMAEYSQPGDLMVVSAAGSTTNQLISWLKLSQTDRLSAHQVQQALRRYQSELIGSLLPPETADPLIAEFIHDLEKLAALLDGPLSDIVYAEVVGHGEIWSARLMSAVLKQRDIDASWLDARDFLRAERAAQPQVDEGKSLLLLQQLIAQRPSQRLVVTGFICANDAGETVLLGRNGSDYSATQIGSLAGVSRVTIWSDVAGVYSADPRKVKDACLLPLLRLDEASELARLAAPVLHTRTLQPVSNSDIDLQLRCSYQPEQGSTRIERVLASGTGARIVTSHDDVCLIEFNVPPHHDFATLHKEIDQLLKRAQLRPLATGVHADRNLLQLCYTSEVVNSALTLLQDAALPGRLQLREGMALVAMVGAGVCRNPLHSHRFWQQMKDQPVEFIWQSEEGISLVAVLRVGPTEHLIRGLHKTLFRAEKRIGLVLFGKGNIGSRWLELFAREQETISARTGFEFILAGVVDSRRSLLSYDGLEASRALAFFEEEAVEQDQESLFLWMRAHPFDDLVVLDVTASESLAAQYLDFASYGFHVIGANKVAGASSSDAYRQIRDAFAKTGRQWLYNATVGAGLPVNHTVRDLRESGDSILAISGIFSGTLSWLFLQFDGTVPFTELVDQAWQQGLTEPDPRVDLSGQDVMRKLVILAREAGYDIEPDQVRVESLVPAGCQAGSVDHFFENGDDLNEQMLQRYEAAQEMGLVLRYVARFDANGKARVGVEAVRADHPLAALLPCDNVFAIESRWYRDNPLVIRGPGAGRDVTAGAIQSDLNRLAQLL comes from the coding sequence ATGAGTTATTCAGCAGTGGCAGAGGTGGGCAGTTCACGGCAGTTGCACAAATTTGGTGGCAGTAGCCTGGCGGATGCCAAATGCTATCAGCGCGTTGCCGGTATTATGGCGGAGTACAGCCAGCCGGGCGATCTGATGGTCGTTTCTGCGGCAGGAAGCACCACTAACCAGTTGATCAGCTGGCTCAAGCTGAGTCAGACCGATCGGCTGTCTGCGCATCAGGTTCAGCAGGCTCTGCGTCGCTATCAGAGCGAACTGATTGGCAGCCTGTTGCCGCCGGAAACCGCTGACCCGCTCATTGCTGAATTTATTCACGACCTGGAAAAACTGGCCGCCCTGCTGGACGGTCCGCTGAGCGATATCGTGTATGCGGAAGTGGTCGGGCACGGTGAAATCTGGTCAGCCCGGCTGATGTCGGCGGTGCTGAAGCAGCGCGATATTGATGCCAGCTGGCTGGACGCACGCGATTTCCTGCGCGCCGAACGTGCTGCGCAGCCGCAGGTGGATGAAGGTAAGTCCCTGCTGCTGCTTCAGCAGCTGATCGCCCAGCGGCCTTCTCAGCGTCTGGTGGTCACCGGATTTATCTGTGCGAACGATGCCGGAGAAACGGTGCTGCTGGGGCGTAACGGCAGTGACTATTCGGCCACCCAGATTGGTTCGCTGGCCGGCGTGTCGCGCGTGACGATCTGGAGCGACGTGGCCGGCGTCTACAGCGCCGACCCGCGCAAAGTGAAAGATGCCTGTCTGCTACCGCTGCTGCGTCTGGATGAAGCCAGCGAACTGGCGCGCCTGGCCGCACCGGTATTGCACACGCGTACACTGCAGCCGGTATCCAACAGCGATATCGATTTGCAGCTGCGCTGCAGCTACCAGCCTGAACAGGGCTCAACCCGCATTGAACGCGTTCTGGCCTCCGGGACCGGGGCGCGCATTGTGACCAGTCATGATGACGTTTGCCTGATTGAATTTAACGTTCCGCCTCACCATGACTTCGCCACGCTGCATAAAGAAATCGACCAGCTGTTGAAGCGTGCCCAGCTGCGTCCGCTGGCCACGGGCGTTCATGCCGACCGTAACCTGCTGCAGCTGTGCTACACCTCGGAAGTGGTCAACAGCGCGCTGACGCTGCTGCAGGATGCGGCGCTGCCGGGTCGACTCCAGCTGCGGGAAGGGATGGCACTGGTGGCGATGGTCGGTGCCGGCGTCTGCCGTAATCCGCTGCACAGCCACCGTTTCTGGCAGCAGATGAAGGATCAGCCGGTCGAGTTTATCTGGCAGTCGGAAGAGGGAATTAGCCTGGTGGCGGTGCTGCGCGTCGGCCCTACCGAGCATTTGATCCGCGGCCTGCATAAAACGCTGTTCCGTGCGGAGAAGCGCATCGGGCTGGTGCTGTTTGGTAAAGGGAATATCGGTTCGCGCTGGCTGGAGCTGTTCGCCCGCGAGCAGGAGACGATCTCCGCCCGTACCGGTTTTGAATTTATTCTGGCTGGCGTGGTGGACAGCCGCCGCAGCCTGCTGAGCTACGATGGTCTGGAAGCCAGCCGCGCGCTGGCGTTCTTCGAAGAGGAAGCGGTAGAGCAGGATCAGGAATCGTTGTTCCTCTGGATGCGGGCGCACCCGTTTGACGACCTGGTAGTGCTGGACGTGACCGCGAGTGAATCGCTGGCCGCACAGTATCTGGATTTCGCCAGCTACGGTTTCCATGTGATTGGTGCAAATAAAGTCGCAGGCGCATCAAGCAGCGACGCCTATCGTCAAATTCGCGATGCCTTTGCAAAAACCGGCCGTCAGTGGCTGTACAACGCCACCGTGGGGGCCGGGCTGCCGGTGAACCATACGGTGCGCGATCTGCGTGAAAGCGGCGACAGTATCCTTGCGATCAGCGGCATCTTCTCCGGCACGCTCTCCTGGCTGTTCCTGCAGTTTGACGGCACGGTGCCGTTTACCGAGCTGGTGGACCAGGCGTGGCAGCAGGGATTAACGGAACCGGATCCGCGCGTCGATCTGTCCGGCCAGGACGTGATGCGCAAGCTGGTCATTCTGGCGCGTGAAGCCGGCTACGACATCGAACCGGATCAGGTTCGCGTCGAGTCGCTGGTTCCGGCGGGCTGCCAGGCAGGCTCCGTTGACCATTTCTTTGAGAATGGCGATGACCTCAACGAACAGATGCTGCAACGCTATGAAGCGGCGCAGGAGATGGGGCTGGTGCTGCGCTACGTGGCGCGTTTTGACGCCAATGGCAAAGCCCGCGTTGGCGTTGAGGCGGTTCGTGCCGATCATCCACTGGCCGCGCTGCTGCCGTGCGATAACGTCTTCGCCATTGAAAGCCGCTGGTATCGCGATAACCCGCTGGTTATCCGCGGTCCCGGAGCCGGTCGTGACGTCACCGCCGGGGCGATTCAGTCGGATCTGAACCGTCTGGCGCAGCTGCTGTAG
- the metF gene encoding methylenetetrahydrofolate reductase, with the protein MSFFHANQREALNQSLAEINGQINVSFEFFPPRTAEMENTLWSSIDRLSSLKPKFVSVTYGANSGERDRTHSIIKGIKDRTGLEAAPHLTCVDATRDELRTIAQDYWNNGIRHIVALRGDLPPGSGKPEMYGADLVALLKEVGDFDISVAAYPEVHPEAKSAQADLINLKRKIDAGANRAITQFFFDVESYLRFRDRCVSTGIDVEIVPGILPVSNFKQLQRFATMTNVRVPGWMTSMFEGLDDDAETRKMVGANIAMDMVKILSREGVKDFHFYTLNRAEMSYAICHTLGVRPGANACVG; encoded by the coding sequence ATGAGTTTTTTCCATGCAAATCAGCGCGAAGCACTGAACCAGAGTCTGGCCGAGATTAACGGGCAGATTAACGTCTCCTTTGAGTTCTTCCCGCCGCGCACCGCTGAAATGGAAAATACCCTCTGGAGCTCTATCGATCGACTGAGCAGCCTGAAGCCGAAGTTTGTCTCCGTGACTTACGGGGCGAACTCCGGCGAGCGCGACCGCACCCACAGCATCATTAAAGGCATCAAGGATCGTACCGGTCTGGAAGCGGCCCCGCATCTGACCTGTGTCGATGCCACCCGTGATGAGCTGCGTACCATCGCGCAGGATTACTGGAATAACGGTATCCGCCACATCGTTGCCCTGCGTGGCGATTTGCCTCCGGGCAGCGGCAAGCCTGAAATGTACGGGGCTGACCTGGTGGCGCTGCTGAAAGAAGTGGGAGATTTTGATATTTCCGTGGCGGCCTACCCGGAAGTGCATCCTGAAGCGAAAAGCGCTCAGGCTGACCTGATCAACCTGAAGCGTAAAATCGATGCCGGTGCGAACCGGGCGATTACTCAGTTCTTCTTTGATGTGGAAAGCTATCTGCGTTTTCGTGACCGCTGCGTGTCAACCGGGATTGATGTTGAGATTGTGCCGGGTATTCTGCCGGTATCTAACTTTAAACAGCTGCAGCGTTTTGCCACCATGACTAACGTGCGCGTGCCGGGCTGGATGACCAGCATGTTTGAAGGGCTGGATGATGATGCCGAAACCCGCAAAATGGTGGGTGCCAACATCGCGATGGATATGGTGAAAATCCTCAGCCGTGAAGGGGTGAAAGATTTCCACTTCTACACGCTGAACCGCGCGGAGATGAGTTACGCGATCTGCCATACGCTGGGCGTTCGTCCCGGTGCGAATGCCTGCGTGGGCTGA
- the ppc gene encoding phosphoenolpyruvate carboxylase, with product MNEQYSAMRSNVSMLGKLLGDTIKDALGENILDRVETIRKLSKSSRAGNDAHRQELLSTLQNLSNDELLPVARAFSQFLNLTNVAEQYHTISPKGEGANHPEMLAKTFERLKQQPDLTEANIREAIESLSLELVLTAHPTEITRRTLIHKLVEVNNCLKQLDHNDLSDYDRSKIMRRLRQLVAQAWHTDEIRKYRPSPIDEAKWGFAVVENSLWEGVPHFLRELNEQVEESFGYTLPVDFVPVQFTSWMGGDRDGNPNVTADITRHVLQLSRWKATDLFLRDIAVLISELSMSECTPEVRELCGNPDALEPYREIMKNLRSQLTSTQAYLARRLKGERLPRPADLLISNDQLWEPLHTCYQSLQACGMGIIANGQLLDTMRRVKCFGVPLVRIDLRQESTRHTEAIAEITRYLGLGDYESWSESDKQAFLIRELNSKRPLLPRNWEPSADTKEVLDTCRVAADVPKGSIAAYVISMAKTPSDVLAVHLLLKEAGISYTLPVAPLFETLDDLNNANDVMSQLLNIDWYRGIIQGKQMVMIGYSDSAKDAGVMAASWAQYQAQDALIKTCEKAGITLTLFHGRGGSIGRGGAPAHAALLSQPPGSLKGGLRVTEQGEMIRFKFGLPEVTISSLSLYTGAILEANLQPPPEPKAEWRSIMDQLSDVSCKMYRGYVREHADFVPYFRSATPELELGKLPLGSRPAKRRPTGGVESLRAIPWIFAWTQNRLMLPAWLGAGAGLQKAMEEGHQEQLETMCRDWPFFSTRLGMLEMVFSKADLWLAEYYDQRLVDESLWPLGKQLRDQLDSDIKAVLTIANDSHLMADQPWIAESIALRNVYTDPLNVLQAELLHRSRQQEANGGEVDAHVEQALMVTIAGVAAGMRNTG from the coding sequence ATGAACGAACAATATTCCGCAATGCGAAGTAATGTCAGTATGCTCGGCAAGCTGCTCGGGGATACCATCAAGGATGCACTGGGAGAGAACATTCTCGATCGGGTGGAAACTATCCGTAAGCTCTCTAAGTCATCACGTGCGGGAAATGATGCCCACCGTCAGGAGCTGTTATCAACGCTGCAAAATCTGTCCAACGATGAGTTGCTGCCTGTCGCGCGCGCGTTCAGTCAGTTCCTGAATCTGACCAACGTTGCCGAGCAGTACCACACCATTTCGCCAAAGGGCGAAGGGGCAAACCATCCGGAAATGCTGGCGAAAACCTTCGAACGCCTGAAGCAGCAGCCGGACCTGACCGAAGCTAACATTCGCGAGGCGATTGAATCCCTGTCGCTGGAATTAGTTCTGACCGCGCACCCGACGGAAATCACCCGCCGTACGCTGATCCACAAGCTGGTTGAGGTGAACAACTGCCTTAAGCAGCTGGATCACAACGATCTTTCTGACTATGACCGCTCGAAAATCATGCGTCGTCTGCGCCAGCTGGTTGCCCAGGCCTGGCATACCGATGAAATCCGTAAATACCGCCCGTCACCGATTGACGAAGCCAAATGGGGCTTTGCGGTGGTTGAAAACAGCCTGTGGGAAGGGGTTCCCCATTTCCTGCGCGAATTAAACGAGCAGGTTGAAGAGTCCTTCGGCTACACCCTGCCGGTTGACTTCGTGCCGGTGCAGTTCACCTCCTGGATGGGCGGTGACCGTGACGGCAACCCGAACGTCACCGCCGACATTACCCGCCACGTGCTGCAGCTGAGCCGCTGGAAAGCCACCGACCTGTTCCTGCGTGATATCGCCGTACTGATCTCCGAGCTGTCGATGTCCGAATGTACGCCGGAAGTACGCGAACTGTGCGGCAATCCGGACGCGCTGGAGCCGTACCGCGAGATTATGAAAAATCTTCGCAGCCAGCTGACCAGCACCCAGGCCTACCTGGCGCGCCGTCTGAAGGGCGAGCGTTTACCGCGCCCGGCAGACTTACTGATCTCCAACGATCAGCTGTGGGAACCGCTGCACACCTGCTACCAGTCACTGCAGGCCTGCGGAATGGGCATTATCGCGAACGGTCAGTTGCTGGACACCATGCGCCGCGTGAAGTGCTTTGGCGTTCCGCTGGTGCGTATCGACCTGCGTCAGGAAAGCACCCGCCATACCGAAGCGATCGCTGAAATCACCCGCTACCTGGGCCTTGGCGACTACGAAAGCTGGTCAGAATCCGACAAACAGGCCTTCCTGATCCGCGAACTGAATTCCAAACGTCCGCTGCTGCCGCGTAACTGGGAGCCAAGCGCCGACACCAAAGAAGTGCTGGATACCTGCCGCGTGGCCGCCGATGTGCCGAAAGGCTCGATTGCTGCTTACGTTATTTCGATGGCGAAAACGCCGTCGGACGTGCTGGCCGTCCACCTGCTGTTGAAAGAAGCCGGTATCTCTTACACCCTGCCGGTTGCTCCGCTGTTTGAAACCCTGGACGACCTGAACAACGCCAACGACGTCATGAGCCAGCTGCTGAATATCGACTGGTATCGCGGCATTATTCAGGGCAAACAGATGGTGATGATTGGCTATTCAGACTCCGCCAAAGACGCGGGTGTGATGGCCGCCAGCTGGGCACAGTACCAGGCCCAGGACGCCCTGATTAAAACCTGTGAGAAAGCCGGGATTACCCTGACGCTGTTCCACGGACGCGGCGGCAGTATCGGCCGTGGCGGTGCGCCTGCGCACGCTGCCCTGCTGTCTCAGCCTCCGGGCAGCCTGAAAGGCGGCCTGCGCGTTACCGAACAGGGCGAGATGATCCGCTTTAAGTTTGGTCTGCCGGAAGTCACCATCAGCAGCCTGTCGCTGTACACCGGTGCAATTCTTGAAGCGAACCTGCAGCCACCGCCGGAGCCAAAAGCCGAATGGCGCAGCATCATGGACCAGCTCTCTGATGTGTCCTGTAAAATGTACCGCGGCTACGTGCGCGAGCACGCTGACTTCGTGCCTTACTTCCGCTCGGCGACGCCGGAGCTGGAGCTGGGTAAACTGCCGCTGGGTTCACGCCCGGCTAAACGTCGCCCGACCGGTGGCGTAGAGTCGCTGCGGGCTATTCCGTGGATCTTTGCCTGGACGCAGAACCGTCTGATGCTGCCAGCCTGGCTGGGTGCCGGTGCCGGTCTGCAAAAGGCGATGGAAGAAGGTCATCAGGAACAGCTGGAAACCATGTGCCGCGACTGGCCGTTCTTCTCGACCCGCCTTGGCATGCTGGAGATGGTGTTCTCTAAAGCGGACCTCTGGCTGGCGGAATACTACGATCAGCGTCTGGTGGACGAATCCCTGTGGCCGCTGGGCAAACAGCTGCGTGACCAGCTGGATTCCGATATTAAAGCGGTACTGACCATCGCCAACGACTCGCATCTGATGGCCGACCAGCCGTGGATTGCTGAATCTATCGCGCTGCGTAACGTCTATACCGACCCGCTGAACGTGCTGCAGGCAGAGTTGCTGCACCGCTCACGCCAGCAGGAAGCCAACGGTGGTGAGGTAGATGCTCACGTTGAACAGGCGCTGATGGTCACTATCGCCGGCGTGGCGGCAGGCATGCGTAACACCGGCTAG
- the argE gene encoding acetylornithine deacetylase → MKTKLPPFIEIYRQLIATPSISATDSALDQSNETLINLLAGWFRDLGFTVEVQPVPGTRNKFNMLAKSGLGAGGLLLAGHTDTVPFDDGRWTRDPFTLTEHDNKLYGLGTADMKGFFAFILDTLREVDVSALKKPLYILATADEETTMAGAKFFSETTSLRPDCAIIGEPTSLKPVRAHKGHISNVIRIQGQSGHSSDPARGVNAIELMHESITQLLELRNTLKTRYNHSGFAIPYPTMNLGHINGGDAANRICACCELHMDIRPLPGLTLSELDGLLNEALAPVSARWPGRLTVGELHPPIPGYECPREHQLVQVVEKLLGTETEVVNYCTEAPFIQEICPTLVLGPGSINQAHQPDEYIDTAFIKPTRELIAQVVHHFCYH, encoded by the coding sequence GTGAAGACAAAATTACCACCTTTTATTGAGATATACCGCCAGCTGATTGCTACGCCATCAATCAGCGCCACCGACAGCGCGCTCGATCAGAGTAATGAAACTTTAATCAATTTACTTGCGGGCTGGTTCCGCGATCTTGGCTTCACTGTAGAAGTTCAGCCCGTTCCCGGCACGCGTAATAAATTCAATATGTTAGCCAAAAGTGGCCTCGGTGCAGGCGGACTGCTGCTGGCCGGCCATACGGACACCGTCCCGTTCGACGATGGCCGCTGGACGCGCGACCCGTTTACCCTGACCGAACACGACAACAAACTGTACGGGCTGGGCACCGCCGACATGAAAGGCTTCTTTGCCTTCATCTTAGATACGCTGCGTGAAGTTGATGTGTCCGCGCTGAAAAAACCGCTGTATATTCTGGCCACGGCGGATGAAGAAACCACCATGGCCGGTGCCAAGTTCTTCTCTGAAACCACCAGCCTGCGCCCTGACTGCGCGATTATCGGTGAGCCAACGTCGCTGAAGCCGGTGCGCGCTCACAAAGGCCACATCTCAAACGTGATTCGCATTCAGGGCCAGTCCGGCCACTCCAGCGATCCCGCACGCGGCGTTAACGCCATTGAGCTGATGCACGAATCCATCACGCAGCTGTTGGAGCTGCGTAACACGCTGAAAACGCGCTACAACCACAGCGGCTTCGCCATTCCTTACCCGACGATGAACCTCGGCCACATCAACGGCGGCGACGCGGCTAACCGCATTTGCGCCTGCTGTGAGCTGCATATGGATATTCGCCCGCTGCCGGGGCTGACGCTGAGCGAGCTCGACGGCCTGCTGAATGAAGCCCTTGCGCCGGTGAGCGCGCGCTGGCCGGGCCGCCTGACGGTGGGGGAACTGCATCCGCCGATCCCGGGCTACGAGTGCCCGCGTGAACATCAGCTGGTGCAGGTGGTGGAAAAACTGCTCGGTACTGAAACCGAAGTGGTGAACTACTGCACCGAAGCGCCATTTATCCAGGAAATCTGCCCGACGCTGGTTCTGGGCCCGGGTTCGATTAACCAGGCACACCAGCCGGATGAATATATCGATACGGCGTTTATCAAACCGACCCGTGAATTGATCGCTCAGGTCGTACATCATTTTTGCTATCACTAA